From Nguyenibacter vanlangensis, one genomic window encodes:
- a CDS encoding polysaccharide deacetylase family protein has protein sequence MMLRTGYWRYAGRPGILRAGPHVLATLLMVAAALSCTAPSCMAETIGTGAIPILVYHRFDPVRRGPTTVTIAAFERQLDWLAAHRYRIVPLRQAVDILQDIAASDGPVAAITADDGHVSVYTQLYPIILRRHVPVTLFLYPSAISRASYALTWAQLAEMLRSGLVSVQSHTYWHPNFRVERARLAPDAYRTFIADQLARSKSVLAQHLAVPIDMLAWPFGIADPELCAAARRAGYRAAFGYGGGAARPGVDPMDIPRIPMSDISMPGAIAEHPPAARLTTRLTTTPERAAP, from the coding sequence ATGATGCTGCGCACGGGATATTGGCGGTATGCGGGTCGGCCGGGCATCCTTCGCGCCGGCCCGCATGTGCTGGCGACCCTGCTGATGGTGGCGGCCGCGCTCTCCTGCACCGCGCCGTCCTGCATGGCGGAGACGATCGGCACCGGCGCCATTCCGATCCTGGTCTATCATCGCTTCGATCCCGTGCGGCGCGGCCCGACGACCGTCACCATTGCCGCATTCGAACGGCAACTGGACTGGCTTGCCGCGCATCGGTACCGCATCGTGCCGCTGCGGCAGGCCGTCGATATCCTGCAGGACATCGCAGCCTCCGACGGCCCCGTCGCCGCGATCACGGCCGATGACGGCCATGTATCGGTCTATACGCAGCTTTATCCGATCATCCTGCGCCGGCATGTTCCGGTGACCCTGTTCCTCTATCCCTCGGCCATTTCCCGGGCGTCCTATGCGCTGACCTGGGCGCAACTGGCCGAGATGCTGCGATCGGGCCTGGTGTCGGTGCAGTCCCATACCTATTGGCATCCGAATTTCCGCGTGGAACGCGCGCGCCTGGCGCCAGATGCCTATCGCACCTTCATCGCGGATCAACTGGCACGATCGAAATCGGTCCTAGCGCAGCATCTGGCGGTGCCGATCGACATGCTGGCCTGGCCGTTCGGCATCGCCGATCCCGAACTGTGCGCGGCGGCGCGGCGCGCCGGCTATCGCGCGGCCTTCGGCTATGGCGGCGGGGCCGCGCGTCCGGGCGTCGATCCGATGGATATTCCCCGTATCCCGATGTCGGATATCTCCATGCCAGGCGCCATCGCGGAGCATCCGCCTGCCGCCCGGCTGACCACCCGGCTGACCACAACGCCGGAGCGGGCGGCGCCATGA